One Streptomyces sp. ML-6 genomic region harbors:
- a CDS encoding response regulator transcription factor, with the protein MERTTVALRAQDPISQAGVASQLRTRPEVSVMEWGEGDASPQIVVVVVDAVDEEVLTMLRHIQRTSTSRTVLVTTDIDEQKLVSAAECGVAGVVRRSEATPEHLVQVIGTVARGEGHLPSDLLGRLLEEVGRLQGQVLGPRGLHFTGLAAREVDVLRLVAEGYDTADIATKLAYSERTIKNVLHSVMTRLQLRNRSHAVAYAMRQGLI; encoded by the coding sequence ATGGAGCGAACAACTGTCGCGTTGAGGGCCCAGGACCCGATATCCCAAGCGGGCGTGGCCAGTCAGTTACGTACCCGGCCCGAAGTCAGTGTCATGGAATGGGGGGAGGGCGACGCCTCTCCCCAGATCGTTGTCGTCGTCGTGGACGCGGTCGACGAGGAAGTGCTGACGATGCTGCGTCACATCCAGCGCACCAGCACCTCGCGAACCGTCCTGGTCACCACGGACATCGACGAGCAGAAGCTGGTGAGTGCCGCGGAGTGCGGGGTCGCCGGTGTGGTCAGACGCTCCGAGGCGACTCCGGAGCATCTGGTGCAGGTCATCGGGACGGTGGCGAGGGGCGAGGGCCATCTCCCGTCCGACCTGCTGGGACGGCTGCTGGAGGAGGTGGGACGCCTCCAGGGCCAGGTGCTCGGCCCCCGCGGGCTGCACTTCACCGGACTCGCGGCGCGCGAGGTGGATGTGCTGAGACTGGTCGCGGAGGGGTACGACACCGCCGACATCGCGACGAAGCTGGCCTACTCCGAGCGCACGATCAAGAACGTGCTGCATTCGGTGATGACCCGGTTGCAGCTGCGGAACCGGTCGCACGCGGTGGCGTACGCGATGAGACAGGGACTGATCTGA
- a CDS encoding VWA domain-containing protein: MATGVVPGSAVEPGVPTVAVPEPWVTPAEFTDTVDPGGSTGVDKQVRTPAIPPRPDVILLVDGTGSMDVPIQRVKERIPEITKAIRDEQEDSRFAVATFGDQEVDPDAGFKVLQGLTYDLDEVQTGVKQLKTDMGAYSIGPPEDWIYALWKLANGGDGKTVFRPDSSPVIVLVGDASSHEPSNGKKFSEAEFALQDAGVRLIAVGLTSDRGDGLNGNGRTPQYPNDKEHPEDQALRLATATNGRMLDDIEGNDVVEAIIEGLGNLPTNVGYRLDNCDPHLSVSLEPPTQQLTSGETAHFAENIDVSADAPQGTRLSCTVQFLMGTRAPGTDTIGPAAAADPDFQQQIYIDVNDIDAPVVTVDDLTVRAEDDAGARVTYGATAQDATDGTLPVTCAPASGSLFPVGRTTVTCSATDSAGNTGTDTAQIEVLEPPVPPSADVEVRVDVSPDRTYTGRPARARFTVTNAGPDPATGVVLGATWPKPSRAKDRSLPALSRCTAAAPCTIPAGGRVVVTQTATYKAAITGDVRATVRGTLPDRQPADNRATDRLRVLKPSLTVTPQVAKPGQVVLARGKDYPPGQTVRFTWNIGITAEMSGATVGRDGTFEIQIPVLRKDKLGPRELRVDTRDIARLKKPVLVVQRHLQPPDFAGRA, translated from the coding sequence GTGGCGACCGGGGTCGTTCCCGGTTCGGCCGTCGAGCCCGGGGTGCCGACGGTCGCGGTGCCCGAGCCGTGGGTCACCCCGGCCGAGTTCACCGACACCGTCGACCCGGGCGGCTCCACGGGCGTGGACAAGCAGGTGCGTACCCCGGCGATCCCGCCGAGGCCGGACGTGATCCTGCTGGTGGACGGCACGGGCAGTATGGACGTTCCCATCCAGCGGGTGAAGGAGCGGATCCCCGAGATCACGAAGGCGATCCGCGACGAGCAGGAGGACTCGCGTTTCGCCGTGGCCACCTTCGGCGACCAGGAGGTGGACCCCGACGCCGGTTTCAAGGTGCTGCAAGGGCTGACCTACGACCTGGACGAGGTGCAGACGGGCGTCAAACAGCTCAAGACCGACATGGGTGCCTACAGCATCGGTCCGCCCGAGGACTGGATCTACGCCCTGTGGAAGCTGGCCAACGGCGGAGACGGGAAGACCGTGTTCCGCCCCGACTCCAGCCCCGTCATCGTGCTGGTCGGCGACGCGTCCAGCCATGAGCCCAGCAACGGCAAGAAGTTCAGTGAGGCCGAGTTCGCCCTTCAGGACGCGGGGGTGCGGCTGATCGCGGTCGGCCTGACCAGCGACCGGGGGGACGGCCTCAACGGCAACGGCCGCACACCTCAGTATCCCAACGACAAAGAACACCCGGAGGACCAGGCCCTGCGGCTGGCGACCGCCACCAACGGCCGGATGCTCGACGACATCGAGGGCAACGACGTCGTGGAAGCCATCATCGAGGGGCTCGGCAACCTCCCCACCAACGTCGGTTACCGCCTCGACAACTGCGACCCGCACCTGTCCGTCAGCCTCGAACCACCCACCCAGCAACTCACCAGCGGGGAAACGGCGCACTTCGCGGAGAACATCGACGTCTCCGCCGACGCACCCCAGGGCACCCGGCTGAGCTGCACCGTCCAGTTCCTGATGGGCACCCGGGCCCCGGGCACGGACACCATCGGACCGGCCGCCGCGGCCGACCCCGATTTCCAGCAGCAGATTTACATCGACGTGAACGACATCGACGCGCCCGTCGTCACCGTGGACGATCTGACCGTGCGGGCCGAGGACGACGCGGGCGCGCGCGTGACGTACGGGGCCACCGCCCAGGACGCCACCGACGGCACGCTCCCGGTGACCTGCGCCCCCGCCTCCGGCTCGCTCTTCCCGGTCGGCCGCACCACCGTGACCTGCTCGGCGACCGACTCGGCGGGCAACACGGGCACGGACACGGCGCAGATCGAGGTGCTCGAACCACCCGTGCCGCCCTCGGCGGACGTGGAGGTGAGGGTGGACGTCAGCCCGGACCGTACGTACACCGGCCGCCCGGCCCGTGCCCGCTTCACCGTCACCAACGCAGGACCGGACCCGGCGACCGGGGTGGTCCTCGGCGCCACCTGGCCGAAGCCGTCCAGGGCGAAGGACCGCAGCCTGCCCGCACTGTCCCGCTGCACGGCCGCCGCCCCGTGCACCATCCCGGCCGGCGGACGCGTCGTGGTGACCCAGACGGCGACGTACAAGGCGGCGATCACCGGCGACGTACGGGCCACCGTGCGCGGCACGCTGCCGGACCGTCAGCCGGCCGACAACCGGGCCACCGACCGGCTGCGCGTGTTGAAACCCTCGCTGACCGTCACACCCCAGGTGGCCAAACCGGGCCAGGTGGTACTGGCCCGCGGCAAGGACTACCCGCCGGGGCAGACCGTACGTTTCACGTGGAACATCGGGATCACCGCGGAGATGTCCGGCGCGACGGTGGGCCGCGACGGCACCTTCGAGATCCAGATACCGGTGCTGCGCAAGGACAAGCTCGGCCCGCGCGAACTCCGCGTGGACACCCGGGACATCGCCCGGCTGAAGAAGCCGGTCCTGGTGGTCCAGCGCCATCTGCAGCCACCGGACTTCGCGGGCCGCGCATGA
- a CDS encoding DUF4255 domain-containing protein has protein sequence MIHEVDDVLRALIRAEVLEGGQIAVVFDAPTREWAAKVNAPMVNLYLYDIREDMRRRERGLHNDYDEHGVIVARRRPPRFFKLSYLITAWTKRPEDEHRLLSSLLGCLLRHEALPPERLTGTLAAIGAPVPMSIALPPPEDRSFADVWSALGGELKPSLDLVVSVPVTASPSYVAGPPVGDEGVLARFGDVPERGDPVSEPMPGRGGLPVYGGRPGRPGGDPASRARDAERRRGLSLRITETRKAGAAGVPRTTRPPRTSRTEDSAE, from the coding sequence GTGATCCACGAGGTCGACGACGTACTGCGGGCCCTGATCAGGGCGGAGGTGCTCGAAGGCGGCCAGATCGCGGTGGTCTTCGACGCCCCGACCCGGGAGTGGGCGGCGAAGGTCAACGCGCCCATGGTCAACCTGTACCTCTACGACATCCGCGAGGACATGCGCAGGCGGGAACGGGGCCTGCACAACGACTACGACGAGCACGGCGTGATCGTCGCGCGCCGCCGCCCGCCCCGTTTCTTCAAGCTGTCGTACCTGATCACGGCGTGGACCAAGCGCCCGGAGGACGAGCACCGGCTGCTCTCCTCGTTGCTCGGCTGTCTGCTGCGTCACGAGGCGCTGCCGCCGGAACGGCTGACGGGCACCCTGGCCGCGATCGGGGCGCCCGTACCGATGTCGATCGCGCTGCCGCCGCCGGAGGACCGCTCGTTCGCCGATGTGTGGAGCGCGCTGGGCGGCGAGCTGAAACCCTCGCTGGACCTGGTGGTCAGTGTGCCGGTGACCGCCTCGCCGAGCTACGTGGCCGGTCCGCCGGTCGGGGACGAGGGGGTGCTGGCCCGCTTCGGGGACGTGCCGGAGAGGGGCGACCCGGTGTCGGAACCGATGCCGGGGCGCGGGGGGCTCCCGGTGTACGGGGGGCGTCCGGGACGGCCGGGCGGGGACCCCGCGTCGCGCGCCCGCGACGCGGAACGGCGACGCGGCCTGTCCCTCCGCATCACGGAGACCCGAAAGGCCGGTGCGGCCGGTGTGCCTCGTACGACCAGGCCGCCTCGCACGTCTCGTACGGAGGACAGCGCGGAATGA
- a CDS encoding ATP-binding protein translates to MTTPGDPNLRHLLARAVVVEQRIRRAVEARRLTDPDPDDAFRGLYLTDENIVRLLDADEARAYPSPGPEPSSAPAPDFGEVPGERSRLTSLADEFGLTPLDVEILLITLVPDLDDRFEAFYGYLNDDVTRRRPSIGLALGLCGLSPADQEARGRLAALAPLREGRLLLVEDLDRPFLSRALRVPDRVTAHLLGDDTPDPRLTGLLAPWHAVPGVGDPAPLAAALAHGVSPAYLREDQGGAGTALAASALTLAGRRVLGLDLARLAEDPAPAEAVRSLVREARLTGAGVVCAPLDAVCREHPGILRLLTDTPVPTILVGRAPWDASWSTAPPLLLHAPRVEPATRAALWTDAYAAPVPGTIDVDRLLSPFLLTPEQITRAARGAARTTHLEGGTLTADHVRQGARAQNAAGLDRLARRIEPSVTWDDLVLPPDTHAQLRELTARARHRDRVLGEWGMRPGGGRGRGVSALFAGDSGTGKTMSAEVMAADLGLDLYTVDLATVIDKYVGETEKNLERIFSEAAGVNGVLLFDEADAIFGKRSDVKDAHDRYANVESAYLLQRMESFDGLAILATNLRANLDDAFTRRLDLVVDFPVPDPEQRLVLWERCLGPVLPRGKDLDLAFCAENFELAGGNIRSIAVTAAYLAADTDGPVTMPTLIHAVQREYQKLGRLTLASEFGPYLELLT, encoded by the coding sequence ATGACCACCCCGGGCGACCCGAACCTGCGCCACCTCCTCGCCCGCGCGGTGGTGGTGGAACAGCGCATCCGACGGGCGGTCGAGGCCCGTCGGCTCACCGACCCGGACCCGGACGACGCCTTCCGCGGCCTCTACCTCACGGACGAGAACATCGTCCGCCTGCTGGACGCGGACGAGGCCCGCGCCTACCCGTCCCCGGGGCCGGAGCCGTCCTCGGCCCCGGCCCCGGACTTTGGTGAGGTGCCGGGGGAGCGGTCCAGACTGACGTCCCTGGCGGACGAGTTCGGCCTCACACCCCTCGACGTCGAGATCCTCCTCATCACGCTCGTACCGGATCTCGACGACCGTTTCGAGGCGTTCTACGGCTACCTGAACGACGACGTCACCCGCCGCCGCCCGTCCATCGGCCTGGCCCTGGGCCTGTGCGGACTGTCCCCCGCCGACCAGGAGGCACGCGGCCGGCTGGCGGCCCTCGCACCCCTCCGCGAGGGCCGCCTCCTCCTGGTCGAGGACCTGGACCGCCCGTTCCTGAGCCGTGCGCTCCGCGTCCCCGACCGCGTCACCGCGCACCTCCTGGGCGACGACACCCCCGACCCGCGCCTGACCGGTCTCCTCGCCCCCTGGCACGCCGTACCGGGCGTCGGCGATCCGGCCCCGCTGGCGGCGGCCCTCGCCCACGGGGTCTCGCCGGCCTATCTGCGCGAGGACCAGGGCGGCGCGGGCACGGCCCTCGCGGCCTCCGCGCTGACCCTCGCGGGCCGCCGGGTCCTGGGCCTGGACCTGGCGCGGCTGGCCGAGGACCCGGCACCTGCCGAGGCGGTCCGCTCCCTGGTCCGCGAGGCCCGGCTGACCGGTGCCGGGGTGGTCTGCGCCCCGCTCGACGCGGTCTGCCGCGAGCACCCGGGAATCCTGCGGCTGCTCACCGACACCCCGGTCCCCACGATCCTGGTGGGCCGGGCGCCCTGGGACGCGTCCTGGTCCACCGCCCCGCCCCTCCTGCTGCACGCGCCCCGGGTGGAACCCGCGACCAGGGCCGCCCTCTGGACCGACGCGTACGCCGCCCCCGTCCCCGGCACCATCGACGTGGACCGGCTGCTCTCGCCGTTCCTCCTCACCCCGGAGCAGATCACCCGAGCCGCCCGGGGCGCCGCCCGCACCACCCACCTGGAGGGCGGCACGCTCACCGCCGACCACGTCCGCCAGGGCGCCCGCGCCCAGAACGCGGCGGGCCTGGACCGGCTGGCCCGCCGCATCGAGCCCTCCGTCACCTGGGACGACCTGGTCCTCCCCCCGGACACCCACGCCCAGCTCCGCGAACTCACCGCCCGTGCCCGCCACCGCGACCGGGTCCTGGGGGAGTGGGGCATGCGCCCCGGAGGCGGCAGGGGCCGGGGCGTGTCGGCGCTCTTCGCCGGCGACTCCGGCACCGGCAAGACGATGTCCGCCGAGGTCATGGCCGCGGACCTGGGCCTGGACCTCTACACGGTCGATCTGGCGACGGTGATCGACAAGTACGTGGGCGAGACGGAGAAGAACCTGGAACGGATCTTCTCCGAGGCCGCGGGGGTGAACGGCGTCCTCCTCTTCGACGAGGCGGACGCGATCTTCGGCAAGCGCTCGGACGTGAAGGACGCCCACGACCGCTACGCGAACGTCGAGAGCGCGTACCTCCTCCAGCGCATGGAGTCCTTCGACGGCCTGGCCATCCTCGCCACCAACCTCCGGGCCAACCTGGACGACGCCTTCACCCGCCGCCTGGACCTGGTCGTCGACTTCCCGGTCCCGGACCCCGAACAGCGCCTCGTCCTCTGGGAACGCTGCCTGGGTCCGGTACTTCCCCGGGGCAAGGACCTGGACCTCGCCTTCTGTGCGGAGAACTTCGAGCTGGCGGGCGGCAACATCCGCTCGATCGCGGTGACGGCCGCCTACCTGGCGGCGGACACGGACGGACCGGTGACGATGCCGACGCTGATCCATGCGGTCCAGCGCGAGTACCAGAAACTGGGCCGGCTGACCCTGGCCTCGGAGTTCGGCCCGTACCTGGAACTGCTGACGTGA
- a CDS encoding transcriptional regulator, whose product MTTFHSWDEVKNEVFDAEDLEEIERGAQRMVAEARAHRLVEMRKQLGLTQSEIADRMHVRQERVSAIERGRTTATEVGTIAAYIAALGGQLEIVANFNGSRVVIV is encoded by the coding sequence GTGACTACTTTCCATTCCTGGGATGAAGTGAAGAACGAGGTCTTCGATGCCGAGGACCTTGAGGAGATCGAGCGCGGAGCCCAACGCATGGTGGCCGAGGCGCGAGCCCATCGACTGGTGGAGATGCGGAAGCAGCTGGGTCTGACCCAGAGCGAGATCGCTGACCGCATGCACGTTCGGCAGGAGCGGGTGTCGGCCATCGAACGCGGGAGGACAACGGCCACGGAGGTCGGAACCATCGCCGCCTACATTGCCGCGCTCGGTGGGCAGTTGGAGATCGTGGCCAACTTCAACGGATCCCGTGTCGTGATCGTCTGA
- a CDS encoding type II toxin-antitoxin system RelE/ParE family toxin, with protein sequence MGQALQALVEEGPGLGRPLVDRIRGSSMHNLKELRPGSGGTSEIRILFVFDLDRNAVLLVAGNKSGRWREWYSRSIPVAEGRYDDWLAHLAQRQKGTSK encoded by the coding sequence GTGGGGCAGGCTCTACAAGCTCTTGTCGAGGAAGGGCCCGGCCTCGGGCGTCCTCTGGTGGACAGGATCAGGGGATCGTCGATGCACAACCTCAAAGAGCTGCGGCCCGGCTCCGGCGGGACGAGCGAGATTCGCATCCTGTTCGTCTTCGACCTCGACCGCAACGCGGTTCTCCTGGTGGCCGGCAACAAGTCGGGAAGGTGGCGTGAGTGGTACAGCCGGTCGATCCCCGTGGCCGAGGGGCGCTACGACGACTGGTTGGCACACTTGGCTCAACGGCAGAAGGGCACGTCGAAGTGA
- a CDS encoding alpha/beta hydrolase has product MTATLVLPHELHGDGPHKVIAVHGWLADRSAYAPVLPDLDLASFQYAVVDLRGYGEARDASGAYTTAEGAADVLALADRLGWEQFSLIGHSMGGSVVQRVLAAAPERVRRLVGVSPVPASGLPLPPEQWELFAGAAGTPDNRRVILDTTTGGRRPAGWLDRMVRRSVERSDAGAFRAWLDSWAGEDFHDRVEGSPVPALAVVGALDPALSAELQQATWMRWFPNAELVELPSCGHYAMDETPLDLIRVVEDFLRADVEDAGAKP; this is encoded by the coding sequence GTGACCGCAACGCTCGTTCTGCCCCACGAACTGCACGGCGACGGACCGCACAAGGTGATCGCGGTGCACGGCTGGCTCGCCGACCGTTCCGCGTACGCCCCCGTGCTGCCGGACCTCGACCTCGCCTCGTTCCAGTACGCGGTGGTGGACCTGCGAGGGTACGGCGAGGCCCGGGACGCGAGCGGCGCGTACACCACGGCCGAGGGGGCCGCGGACGTGCTCGCGCTGGCCGACCGGCTCGGCTGGGAACAGTTCTCGCTGATCGGCCACTCGATGGGCGGCTCGGTCGTCCAGCGGGTGCTGGCCGCCGCGCCGGAACGGGTGCGCAGGCTCGTCGGCGTCTCCCCGGTCCCGGCCTCCGGGCTGCCGCTCCCGCCCGAGCAGTGGGAGCTGTTCGCCGGGGCGGCCGGGACCCCGGACAACCGCCGCGTCATCCTCGACACCACCACCGGGGGACGGCGCCCGGCGGGCTGGCTGGACCGCATGGTGCGCCGTTCGGTGGAACGCAGTGACGCCGGGGCGTTCCGGGCCTGGCTGGATTCCTGGGCGGGCGAGGACTTCCACGACCGGGTCGAGGGCTCACCCGTGCCCGCGCTGGCCGTCGTGGGCGCCCTGGACCCGGCGCTCTCCGCCGAACTGCAGCAAGCCACCTGGATGCGCTGGTTCCCGAACGCCGAACTGGTGGAGCTGCCCTCGTGCGGCCACTACGCGATGGACGAGACCCCGCTCGACCTGATCCGGGTGGTGGAGGACTTCCTGCGGGCGGACGTGGAGGACGCCGGGGCGAAGCCGTGA
- a CDS encoding cytochrome P450 produces MTGAGSVPDVFDPRLYGQGIPHDRYRLLRDHHPVAWQEEPEVLGWPAGPGFWAVTRHADVVRVLKDSVTYSSYLGATQIRDPAPADLPFIRRMMLNQDPPHHRRLRTLVSRAFTPRRVDRFAGVVRERARTLLAGAVDGARAGDGTCDLVARVTDDYALLNLADLLGIPDTDRALLLHWTQRVIGYQDPDEAGTPTLGPDGKPLNPRSPSALRDMFDYAHALAAHKRRHPADDVLTSLATDPELTAPELEMFFFLLVVAGNDTVRSAAPGGLSLLAQHPDEYGRLCRGEVGFAGAVDELLRRHPPVLTFRRTAVQDTELAGTRIRTGDKVVVFHASANHDERVFPDPFTLDLTRTSNPHVSFGDGPHVCLGAHFARLQLSALYEETCRALPPDRLRLAGPPGRLVSNFINGVKSLRVRAVGA; encoded by the coding sequence GTGACCGGGGCCGGGTCCGTACCGGACGTCTTCGACCCCCGGCTGTACGGGCAGGGCATTCCCCACGACCGCTACCGCCTGCTGCGCGACCACCACCCCGTGGCGTGGCAGGAGGAGCCGGAGGTGCTCGGCTGGCCGGCGGGCCCCGGCTTCTGGGCGGTCACCCGGCACGCGGACGTGGTCCGGGTCCTGAAGGACTCCGTGACGTACTCCTCGTACCTGGGCGCCACCCAGATCCGCGACCCGGCCCCGGCCGACCTGCCGTTCATCCGCCGCATGATGCTCAACCAGGACCCGCCGCACCACCGGCGCCTGCGCACCCTCGTCAGCCGCGCCTTCACCCCGAGACGCGTCGACCGTTTCGCCGGCGTCGTCCGGGAACGCGCCCGCACCCTGCTCGCCGGCGCGGTCGACGGGGCGCGGGCCGGCGACGGCACCTGCGACCTCGTCGCCCGGGTCACCGACGACTACGCCCTGCTCAACCTCGCGGACCTGCTGGGCATACCGGACACCGACCGCGCGCTCCTCCTCCACTGGACGCAACGCGTCATCGGCTACCAGGACCCCGACGAGGCCGGAACGCCGACCCTCGGCCCGGACGGCAAACCGCTCAACCCCCGCTCCCCGTCCGCCCTGCGTGACATGTTCGACTACGCCCACGCCCTGGCCGCCCACAAACGCCGGCACCCCGCCGACGACGTGCTGACGTCCCTGGCCACGGACCCCGAACTCACCGCCCCCGAACTGGAGATGTTCTTCTTCCTGCTGGTGGTGGCCGGCAACGACACGGTACGCAGCGCGGCGCCGGGCGGCCTGAGCCTGCTGGCCCAACACCCGGACGAGTACGGCAGATTGTGTCGGGGTGAGGTCGGATTCGCGGGCGCCGTCGACGAGTTGCTTCGCCGCCATCCCCCGGTCCTGACCTTCCGCCGCACGGCCGTCCAGGACACGGAGCTGGCGGGCACCCGTATCCGCACCGGCGACAAGGTGGTCGTCTTCCACGCCTCCGCCAACCACGACGAACGCGTCTTCCCCGACCCGTTCACCCTCGACCTCACCCGCACCTCCAACCCCCACGTCTCCTTCGGCGACGGCCCCCACGTCTGCCTGGGCGCGCATTTCGCGCGGCTGCAGCTGAGTGCCCTGTACGAGGAGACGTGCCGGGCCCTGCCACCGGATCGCCTCCGACTTGCGGGCCCGCCGGGCCGGTTGGTGTCGAACTTCATCAACGGGGTGAAGTCGCTCCGAGTGCGGGCGGTCGGCGCCTGA
- a CDS encoding DUF6301 family protein — translation MTWHSLETGTVRELLTKIHLEDWGWTKEEVPNLAERFGWTPWSDKSANQIFYNIGSDYRSIVAIFSCEKNDVTHLFLTLGRNEGAITPESTRSSEMLFTDTYNIISEILGEPSNWPPSENMEEEVEWVSGVSTITLMGRADMVSLRWELTERIEPAI, via the coding sequence GTGACCTGGCATTCCCTCGAAACAGGCACGGTCAGAGAGTTGTTGACCAAAATCCACCTGGAGGACTGGGGGTGGACAAAGGAAGAGGTGCCGAATCTTGCGGAACGTTTCGGATGGACCCCCTGGAGCGATAAATCCGCCAATCAGATCTTCTACAACATCGGGAGCGACTATCGCAGCATCGTGGCAATCTTCTCCTGCGAGAAAAACGACGTCACACACCTATTTCTCACGCTAGGCAGAAATGAAGGGGCGATCACACCGGAGTCCACCAGGTCCAGCGAAATGCTTTTCACTGACACCTATAACATCATTTCAGAAATCCTGGGCGAGCCCTCGAACTGGCCCCCCTCGGAGAACATGGAAGAAGAAGTCGAATGGGTGAGCGGAGTTTCCACCATCACCCTCATGGGCCGTGCGGACATGGTCAGCCTGCGTTGGGAACTGACTGAGCGAATTGAGCCAGCCATATAA
- a CDS encoding phage tail sheath family protein: MPSYLSPGVYVEEIESGSRPIEGVGTSVTAFVGFAQKGPFDEPTLITNWSQFAGTFGDFVEGTYLASAVYGFFANGGGVCYVVRIDDGTEHVVDDGGDRAAGSLPAGSETQLGPYAVKPRPGVTGEISVEVAEVEGDDPPSDVFRLIVKRDGQAAEEYPGVTTKRSKENVATRVNARSELIEIRETARGAAPARPEPQSVTLAPAAPAAPGTGALTPELYVGDPDRRTGFGGLEAVEEITTVVVPDLMSAHERGLLDLESVVAVQQGLIGHCELMGDRVAILDPPPGLSPQQIRAWRTDHANFDSKYATLYYPWIRVADPSSGRARLVPPSGHVAGVWARNDESRGVHKAPANEVVRGAVALQTQLTKGEHDMLNPIGLNCIRSFPGRGIRIWGARTLASDPAWRYLNVRRLFNYLEESILAGTQWVVFEPNDDALWARIRRTVSAFLVNEWRKGALFGLTPEEAFYVKCDRETNPPESIDAGQVICEIGVAPVRPAEFVVFRLSQLTGGTGGVDE, from the coding sequence ATGCCGTCGTACCTGTCCCCGGGCGTCTACGTCGAAGAGATCGAGTCCGGGTCCCGGCCGATCGAAGGGGTGGGCACCTCGGTCACCGCCTTCGTCGGCTTCGCGCAGAAGGGCCCGTTCGACGAACCGACGCTGATCACGAACTGGAGCCAGTTCGCCGGCACCTTCGGCGACTTCGTGGAGGGCACGTACCTGGCCTCCGCCGTGTACGGGTTCTTCGCCAACGGCGGCGGTGTCTGTTACGTGGTGCGCATCGACGACGGCACCGAGCACGTGGTGGACGACGGGGGCGACCGGGCCGCGGGGAGCCTGCCCGCCGGTTCGGAGACGCAGCTCGGCCCGTACGCGGTGAAGCCCCGCCCCGGCGTGACCGGCGAGATCAGCGTCGAAGTGGCCGAGGTGGAGGGGGACGACCCGCCGTCCGACGTCTTCCGGCTGATCGTGAAGCGGGACGGGCAGGCCGCCGAGGAGTACCCGGGCGTCACGACCAAGCGCAGCAAGGAGAACGTCGCCACCCGGGTCAACGCCCGGTCGGAGCTGATCGAGATCCGCGAGACGGCCCGCGGCGCCGCACCCGCCCGGCCCGAACCGCAGAGCGTGACCCTGGCCCCCGCCGCCCCGGCGGCACCCGGCACCGGGGCGCTGACCCCCGAGCTGTACGTCGGCGACCCCGACCGCCGGACCGGGTTCGGCGGACTCGAAGCGGTCGAGGAGATCACCACGGTCGTCGTGCCGGACCTGATGAGCGCGCACGAACGCGGGCTGCTGGACCTGGAGTCGGTCGTCGCCGTGCAGCAGGGGCTGATCGGCCACTGCGAGCTGATGGGCGACCGGGTCGCCATCCTCGACCCGCCGCCGGGGCTCAGCCCGCAGCAGATCCGGGCCTGGCGCACCGACCACGCCAACTTCGACTCCAAGTACGCCACGCTCTACTACCCCTGGATCCGGGTCGCGGACCCCTCGTCCGGGCGGGCGAGGCTCGTCCCGCCGAGCGGCCACGTGGCCGGGGTGTGGGCGCGCAACGACGAGTCGCGCGGCGTGCACAAGGCGCCCGCCAACGAGGTCGTGCGCGGGGCGGTCGCGCTCCAGACCCAGCTGACCAAGGGCGAGCACGACATGCTCAACCCGATCGGGCTGAACTGCATCCGGTCCTTCCCCGGGCGGGGCATCCGGATCTGGGGCGCGCGCACGCTGGCCTCCGACCCGGCCTGGCGCTACCTGAACGTCCGGCGCCTCTTCAACTACCTGGAGGAGTCGATCCTCGCCGGTACGCAGTGGGTCGTCTTCGAACCGAACGACGACGCCCTGTGGGCGCGCATCCGGCGCACGGTCTCGGCGTTCCTGGTCAACGAATGGCGCAAGGGGGCGCTGTTCGGGCTCACTCCGGAAGAGGCGTTCTACGTCAAGTGCGACCGCGAGACCAACCCGCCGGAGAGCATCGACGCGGGTCAGGTCATCTGCGAGATCGGGGTGGCACCGGTCAGGCCGGCCGAGTTCGTCGTCTTCCGCCTCTCCCAGCTGACCGGGGGGACCGGCGGCGTCGACGAATGA
- a CDS encoding phage tail protein produces MPLPDLDSTVGASFGLEFDSVVIKQITEVSGLKMEQDVIELKQNTADGRYAIKKLPGRPKAGEVTVTRGLTEDNSFERWIKDSRFGRMTTARRNGAVIVYDHEGIAIKRYKLINAWPKSLEIGTLKAGDTSVLTEKLAITYESMELD; encoded by the coding sequence GTGCCACTTCCCGATCTCGACAGCACCGTCGGGGCGTCGTTCGGCCTCGAATTCGACAGCGTCGTCATCAAGCAGATCACCGAGGTCAGTGGTCTGAAGATGGAGCAGGACGTCATCGAGCTGAAGCAGAACACCGCCGACGGCCGCTACGCCATCAAGAAGCTCCCCGGCCGGCCCAAGGCCGGTGAGGTGACCGTGACCCGGGGCCTGACCGAGGACAACAGCTTCGAGCGGTGGATCAAGGACTCCCGCTTCGGCCGGATGACCACGGCCCGCCGCAACGGTGCGGTCATCGTGTACGACCACGAGGGCATCGCCATCAAGCGCTACAAGCTCATCAACGCCTGGCCGAAGTCCCTGGAGATCGGCACCCTCAAGGCCGGTGACACCTCGGTCCTGACGGAGAAGCTCGCCATCACCTACGAGAGCATGGAACTCGACTGA